Genomic window (Rosa chinensis cultivar Old Blush chromosome 6, RchiOBHm-V2, whole genome shotgun sequence):
GACAAGTTTAATTTAGGTCAGTTGGGTAACTTGGGCGAGAAATTGGTGACGAGTGGAGCTCAAATGGGTCGGATGGTTAGTGGCAAAGTGAAGGAGATTCTGGCTACCCCGACTCCGGAATCGAGGATGATTGATGAGGCCACCTTGGAGACAATGGAGGAGCCCAATTGGGGCCTGAATTTGAGGATATGTGCTATGATTAACAGTGAGGAGTTTAGTGGGTCGGAAGTTGTGAGGGTTATAAAGAGGAAGATTTCGGGGAAGAGTGTTGTGACACAGAGGCTCAGTCTGGACTTGTTGGAGGCGTGTACTATGAATTGCGAGAAGGTGTTCTCCGAGGTTGCGTCGGAGAAGGTGTTGGATGAGATGCTTAGGATGATTGATAATCCGCAGACTGATAGCGAAAATAGACGCAGGGCTATGCAGTTGATAAGGGCTTGGGGAGAGTCTCAGGATCTTGCATATCTACCTGTGTTTCGTCAGACTTACATGGTcaacattctctctctctctctctctctctctctctctatatgtaTATCTGTATAAAGCATTTCTTGTGTGACAATTGCTGGTCTTATGCTATGCGTCACTGAAGGACATCAATATTTAGACTTGCTAACTGTTTTCTTCTGAAAAATGGGTCCTTATTAGGAGTTGATTGGCCCTTTGAACCAGCAGCAGTGCTTTGGTTTTCATTCTGGGGCGGTAGAATCATTGTTCGTTGCTGTTTTTCTGTTATGAGTCTACTGAAGTTGCAAAAAGCATTGCTTATGCTGTTCTCTTTTTGTGATCAATTTATGACCTGACTTTCCAGTTTTACATTCATATGGCCTAGTATATAGTTCCCTGCATTGAAGATGATCCATAATCTGGTCTTGGTTCTTGAATGATAAATTATGATTTTAGTTTACATCCACTTATGAAATCGCCTTTTTGATCTGCATGCCCACTAAACTATGACCTCTTTACATCTTCCCTCTCCTAAGATAGAGTAACATTGCACCAAATTTCTCATTATCGTTTACATCCACCAAATTTCTTGTAGTAATCCTGGTAATCGCCATTTAAGTGACATTTGATGTCCCACTTATTTCTCTGGATGTTGTGCAGATCTTGAGAGAAAAAGGAGCACATCCAGTAGCACAAGGAGGGACTTCGCCCTCGTTGCAATCTACCTTGGAATCATACATGGAAGAGCCGCTGCCTCCCCCGGAAAGGTACCCTGTACCTGACACAGGATTTCATGATGCAAGTGACCGTGAATTTCGCTATAACTACCTGTCAgttgaggaaaaaaaagagtatcTTGTTGTAACTCGCAATAGCCTGGAGCTGCTGTCTAGTATTTTGAATACTGAAACAGATCCAAAACCTTTGAAGGTGTGTTTCTGACTTCTCATTGGAAAGCAATActaattcctatatatatatatatatatatatatattgtatatatgacttccctttattTATTTCTCTCTAATCAAATTCTTTCCTGAGATAGAACCAAGTGCCTCGCTTCCTTAGCAATGACATATTTCTAGTCTAAAGCGTCCTCATTTTCACAATACTTGTATACAATCATTGAAGGAACTACAATACAGTTACGTATCCCTCTTATATAAAAAGAAGATAGAAATGGTTTAGGGCGGGTTGAAAGAGTTTTCA
Coding sequences:
- the LOC112172624 gene encoding TOM1-like protein 2 yields the protein MDKFNLGQLGNLGEKLVTSGAQMGRMVSGKVKEILATPTPESRMIDEATLETMEEPNWGLNLRICAMINSEEFSGSEVVRVIKRKISGKSVVTQRLSLDLLEACTMNCEKVFSEVASEKVLDEMLRMIDNPQTDSENRRRAMQLIRAWGESQDLAYLPVFRQTYMILREKGAHPVAQGGTSPSLQSTLESYMEEPLPPPERYPVPDTGFHDASDREFRYNYLSVEEKKEYLVVTRNSLELLSSILNTETDPKPLKEELTMNMLEKCKESQPVIQRIIETTTDDEGMLFEALFLHEELQQVISKYQELEISQNSGGQQLENPDATRPEGLEAAQNGELPVSSKPYEREDLDNSQKHGGKLPEYSNDSEVGPSAPLGIHSETKIEDSVQEGTPSISEKVGH